The proteins below are encoded in one region of Bos indicus x Bos taurus breed Angus x Brahman F1 hybrid chromosome 2, Bos_hybrid_MaternalHap_v2.0, whole genome shotgun sequence:
- the TNP1 gene encoding spermatid nuclear transition protein 1 has protein sequence MSTSRKLKSQGMRRGKNRTPHKGVKRSGSKRKYRKSSLKSRKRCDDANRNLRSHL, from the exons ATGTCGACCAGCCGCAAATTAAAGAGTCAGGGCATGAGGAGGGGCAAGAACAGAACTCCTCACAAGGGAGTCAAAAGAAGTGGCAGCAAAAGAAAATATCGGAAGAGCAGCCTGAAGAGTAGAAAACGCTGTGACGATG CCAATCGCAATTTGCGCTCCCACTTGTGA